CCTGCAGCAAATCGCGGTCGACCAAGCTGCGAAAGAGGCTCATGCGGCCGGGCAGCTGAATTTGCTTGGCCATCGAACAGAGCTGCTGCAGAAAAagcaccgcctcgtgctTGCGGCCAggcacctcgaccgcctgcacAATCTCGCGGATCTGGTCGAGACACTGCTTGTTGCCGACGCAGTAATTTACAATATCACTCTGGTAGAAAAAGACGAGGGAGGAGATCATGGACAGTGTCGCATCGTCCAGCAATCGTGCAAGCACCACATCCTTTAGGTAAATCAAACGATATGTGTCCAGAATCTTGGTCACCACATTCGGGTCCTCGAACTCGACGACCTGGTGAAAGTGGGCGTGGTGCTGCAAATAGTCGCGGTAGGACGCTTTGAGTCTGGGGAACTCGGGGTTGTATTCAAGCATGCCGATCGCGGCAAAAAACACATCATCTTCCAGCAGATACTCAATAATGACATTGTCGTTCATTGTCAAAACCACCTTCATAATATCGTACAGCTGATGCAAGTGGGGGAGCAGCTCTTGTTCTTCAGCCGCGTGGAACTGGGGTATCAGTTTTCGGATATAGTCTTCGTTCAACAGCCACTCGACCACCTtttcgcggcgcagcggactctgcgcgcacgcttcgcgcagctcctgctcgaTCGTGCCGAGATTGTCGAGCATCGGCGCAGGAAGGCGAAATGGCGGAGCGTGCATCTCGTCGGCTTCGTCGGAATACGGGCCGCGCATGCTGTGCCGCCGGTCCTCGGCAGAGTACGAGGTGTCTTTGTTGAGCATAAAGTgcagctgcacctcggTCAAAAAGTCCCATACTTCGTTGCATCCTTCCGGCTCCTGAAAAGAGAGCGCCAGATCAGAGCCGTCGGGTTCCGTCCACACCACAAGTGTATCTTGTTGCCGCTGGTACACGTCATCCTTTACCACCGGAGAGCACAGGAGGATATCATCGCTGGCAAGCACCGGGCTGATCACCAGCATGTACTTTTGGGGTGGATCGTCGCCCTCCCCCGTCGGCTCGACAGCGTCTGCAACGTCACCGAGCGACTCGCACAACTCTTCTTTGCGGACAacaagcagcgcctcgtcttTGGCCTCGTCATACACGCCGGCACAGTAACCAGTGCCACGATCGACCCAAGCTTGGTCTTCAAGGATATATAACTTGACACGTCGCCCAGTACCACATTGGTGGTACTGTCCACGGGTAACAGTTGACGAAAAGAGGAGCGTACCTTGAGCCTCGTCCGCGTCAGCCCCCCCCAAAGAGCGAGAAGCGTCGTCCACCGGGGCGCTAGGCGAGCTTTCCCCTGTCGCCGTGGCTTCCATATATAGTATACACGCGGTGCTGCACGATTCCTGTCGTCCTCTAGCACCTGCTCACCGTCTCTAGGCGCGTGAATTAATTTTTCAGCGCGTTGGACCCTGCAGCCGCGCCCCACGAAGTACGGTttcgacgcgtcgcgacgagcggccgATTGCGGCCGATCGCGTAGGTGCGCCCAATCTATCACGTGACATTGTACCGAACATGACGCTGGCTGCCGAGTCATTTGTTCGCCCAGATAAGGGGACACCCAATGAGATAACGGCTTATCGCTTATCAATGCAAAAGGAACGATCCTTGGGCATAGTAGAATTTTGATGCATGTGGCAACAATTTCAGCGCATCCGGATGGGCTTTACCCGGGAGGAGGGCCTGCCAAGAAGCAAGTTTGGGGTTTTATTTCCGTATCACATGCAGATAGAGGGCAGGGGGGGGCCGGCAACTGCCGACGGCTGAGCATCTTTAAAATGGCGTGGTGCTCCTGCTCTGTCTTCTACTCTTACCCACAAAACCATGTCGTCCGTGACGAAGAACCCTGGTATGTATTCCCAGGGAATTTTTTACTGACCATTAGCGCTTCTTGCTCCTTACCTCGACCTTCCCCAGGGTGGTACGTATTGCGATCCCGCCGATCAACAGGAATACTAACACGATCCAGGCAAGGTCGCTGCCGAGTACGTTtggctcgacgccgagggcCACCCGCGTGCCAAGACCACTACCCTTGACGGCCCCGTCCGCTCGCTCGATGATCTGAAGGAGTGGAACTTTGACGGTTCGTCGACCGGCCAGGCTCCGGGCGGCAACTCGGACGTTTACCTCCGTCCCGTGTCGTACTACCCCGACCCCttccgcggcggcgacaaCGTGCTTGTCCTTGCCGAGTGCTACAACAATGACGGCACCCCTAACAAGTCCAACTACCGCCACAACGCTGCCAAGGTCTTTGAGCAGTGCAAGGACGATCAGTGCTGGTTCGGCATTGAGCAGGAGTACTCGCTCATGGGCGAGGACGGCCGCCCGTACGGCTGGCCCGTTGGCGGTTTCCCTGGTCCCCAGGGCCCTTACTACTGTGGTGTTGGTGCCGGCCGCGTGGTCGGCCGtgacctcgtcgaggcccaCTACCGCGCCTGCCTGTACGCCGGCATCAAGCACTCGGGTATCAACGCCGAGGTCATGCCCTCGCAGTGGGAGTTCCAGGTTGGCCCGTGCCTTGGCATTGAGATGGGCGACCACCTCACCATTGCCCGCTACCTGCTCTTCCGCGTTGCCGAGGAGTGGGGCGTCCGCGTCTCGTTCCACCCCAAGGCTGTGCCGGGTGACTGGAACGGTGCCGGCTGCCACACCAACTTCTCGACCATTGGCATGCGCGAGGAGGGTGGCATGAAGGTCATTGAGAGCGCCATTGAGAAGATGAGCAAGCGCCACACTGAGCACATTGCTGTTTACGGTGACGACAACGAGCTCCGTCTCACCGGTCGGCATGAGACCGGTCACATTGGCGAGTTCTCCGCTGGTGTGGCCAACCGTGGCGCGAGCATCCGTATCCCCCGccacgtcgctgcgcagggCAAGGGCTACCTCGAGGACCGCCGCCCGGCCTCGAACATCGACCCGTACCGCGTCACTGGCATCATTGCCGAGACTGTGTGCCTGTAAGGGTTGTTGATGTACTCTTTCCTATCCATATAGTATAAAATATCTGTCCCATTTGGGCTTGCTTGCTATGATTTTCGTAATGTACTTTGCGCGGGGGCTTGGCACGAGCTCAATCGCCACACCGCCTCGATCAcccgccgtgcggcgcggcaccgtTCACGTGGACCACACGTGCCTCCACCTGGAACgtgtgcgcgagcgtgcacgGCCATGGAGGAAAGTGCAACGGACCTCGGTGCTTTGGACAGCATGGACCCTTCGGCggaggcgccgacgcccaTCACGCAGCTCTTTGGGGGCGTGTTTGGGATTGCATTTGCGCTCATGCGCATGACGAAATGGGTGCTTACCTTTTGTTCCATCACCGTGCCAAGTGCAGTGTACCACGTCCTGCACTACAGCCTCACGTTTCAGCTCTCGTTTCCTTTCTTGGTCTTTTGCGTGGTGCTGGTCATTGCGTGCATTGTGGTTTACCTGCGGTATGGATACTGGAATCGgtacgagcgcctgcgcgaagAGCCGATCCGCAAGAACGAAAGCGCCTATCTGCACCCCGACGTCGCTACCGGCTCCAcggacgacgaccgcgGGAGCTTTCACGGATACCTCGACGAATTCTTGCAGGCGATCCGTATCTTTGGTTTCCTGGAACGGCCCGTGTTCCACGAGCTCACACGCCACCtgcagacgcgccgcctcgtcgcaggCGATGTCCTTTCGCTCGATGACGACTACTCGTTCTACATCGTAGTCGACGGCCACGTCCAGGTGTTTGCCCCGTCCGGCGGGCGGGGACGCACGACTGTTCCGGGAACCGATGCACAGCACGAGTACCAGCTCATCAACGAGGTCGAGAGCGGCGGAACGCTCAGCTCCCTCTTTACAATTTTGCGCCTCTTTACGGAAAATGTGCGCCTGGGCTTTAACTACGACTCCCAAGACGAAacgcaggccgccgacgatgTGTCAGacgtgccgccgctgcgcgcgcagtCAGAcctgccgcgctcggccctGTCGAATCTCCGCATGCCCCGTGCGAGTCCTTCGACGGTGCTGGGCCGCAGCCGCAGCgtgtcgtcctcgagcaatgtcgcatcgccgcgcttTATGCCGATGGAGTCGAGCGATTCGGCTATCCAAGAGCACGGGCCCATTCCCATCTCGCCGCTCCTGGGCGCAAGCAGCCCGTCGGTGGGCTCaagcgtcgccgcgcacggcagcTCGTACGGATCGCCCccccgtcgccgccgcacggaAGATGTGCACCGCCCCAGCACAATGGCGCGTGCGACCGTCGACACGACGCTTGCGGTGCTGCCTGCCGAGGCATTCCGGCGCCTGACGGCCAAGTTTCccagcgccgctgcgcacaTTGTACAAGTGATTCTgacgcggctcgcgcgtgtCACCTTCCACACCGCGCACCAATACCTCGGCCTGACGCGCGAAGTGATGCAGACCGAGGAGTCAATCAACGAGTACGCCAAGGTCTTTCTGCCTCCGGCCTTTTACGAAAAGTCGGCCGTCGAGCATTTGTGGCGCAAGTTTCCGCCGCCCAAAGGGCCaggcgagctgcggcgcgagccCTCGAGTCCTACCGATGGCGATTCGCGCCTAGGCACCTCGCCCAAGTCGCGTGTCGTGCCGAgccgcagcgacgagaaTCTGCAGTCGCCCCGCACGCTGTCGCACCAGGCCGTGGCACCGGGCGACCTGCTGAGCATGGTCGAGTCGACGATGGATGACCTGCCGATCGATCCTGCGTCGCACACCAACTCGCGCAAAGCCTCTGGCGTGCGCCCTCCAGACGACAGCCGCGATGAGCCGCTCGATCTGCGTGGCGAGGTGATGAACTGCATCGCCAACAGCATCGGCCTCACGCAGGCCGTGATCCAGgacgtgccgagcgtgctCGCAAGTCCGCACCTTTCGTCCCAGGACGGGGGAATGGGACGCGGTGCGTACGCTGGCGCATTCTCGGGCCTATCGAAGCTCGATGCGTCGACCATGACCAGCGAGGACAGCGAGAGTGCGTCGATCGCCACCTCGACACACGTTGTGCACGCACCAATCGACCGCGCAGACAACGGCGTAGAGATCAAGCATTACCCCGCTGGATCGCTActtgcgcgtgccggcgagCTGAATGCCGGTCTCTTTTACGTGATTGACGGTTTCCTGGACATTATGCTCCCGCTGGACGAGAGCAGTGCGCCGTCGGAGCCGCGAGAACGCGGCCGCCCCGAATCACCTGAAgtgtcgcgcgcaccggAGCCGGGTATGCCGATGCCCGagccgtcgcgcgtcggcaatgcgctcgacggtACGCTGCCGAACGTCGCGTTTACACcgggcacggcgcgcgcttcggTAGAGGACGCGTTCAAGCGTTCCAAACAGCAAGAGGCGGACGCGGAGCGCTTCCTCTTTagcgtcggccgcggcggcatTGCGGGGTACTTGTCGAGTCTGCTGGGTGTGCCGAGTTACGTTGACATTGTGGCCAAGACAGACGTGTATGTCGGCCAGCTCcccgtgcgtgcgctcgaacGCTTGGTGGAAAAGCGCAGCAATGCGCTGCTCACCCTGTCCAAGCGCCTGCTCAGTCTGCTTCCGCCGCTGATTCTCCATAttgacgcggcgctcgactgGCAGCAGGTGGATGCCGGGCAGGTCATCTTCCGCGAGGGCGACGTGAGCGACAGTTTCTACATGGTGATCAACGGGCGTCTGCGTGCGATTACCCAGGCACGCGGCTCCGAATCGGTGGAAATTGTCGCCGAGTACAGCCAAGGCGACTCGGTTGGCGAGCTAGACATGATCACCAAGAGCCCACGGACCAAGACGCTGCACTCGATCCGTGACTCGGAACTGGCGCGCATGCCCATCACGCTCTTCAATGCAATCTCGTTGTGGCACCCTCCGATCACGATCCAGATCTCGCGCATCATTGCACGTCGCATGCGCAGAGAGATGAACATGCACCAGCGTTCGGCACTGCtctcgtcgccctcgcaCATTACCGGTGTGAACGATGCGGGCCGGGGTACGCTCAACTTTAAGACGGTTGCGCTGCTCCCCACGACGCAGCAAATTCCCATTCTGGAGTTTgcacgccgcctgcgcgaggcgtttgGCGAGACGATCAGCGACTCGACCGTCTTTTTGAACCAGAGCAGCGTGATgcgggcgctcggccgccacGCCTTTTCGCGCATGGGCAAGCTCAAACTTGCCGGGTGGCTCGCGAACCAGGAGCAGCACCACCGCCTCGTGGTGTACGTTGTCGACACGTCGGTCGGCTCGTCGTGGGCGCAGACGAGCATTCGCCAAGCCGACTGTATTCTGCTTGTCGGCTTTGGCGATGACGCG
This sequence is a window from Malassezia japonica chromosome 5, complete sequence. Protein-coding genes within it:
- the GLN1 gene encoding glutamine synthetase (BUSCO:EOG09262MXH; EggNog:ENOG503NVDA; COG:E), which translates into the protein MSSVTKNPALLAPYLDLPQGGKVAAEYVWLDAEGHPRAKTTTLDGPVRSLDDLKEWNFDGSSTGQAPGGNSDVYLRPVSYYPDPFRGGDNVLVLAECYNNDGTPNKSNYRHNAAKVFEQCKDDQCWFGIEQEYSLMGEDGRPYGWPVGGFPGPQGPYYCGVGAGRVVGRDLVEAHYRACLYAGIKHSGINAEVMPSQWEFQVGPCLGIEMGDHLTIARYLLFRVAEEWGVRVSFHPKAVPGDWNGAGCHTNFSTIGMREEGGMKVIESAIEKMSKRHTEHIAVYGDDNELRLTGRHETGHIGEFSAGVANRGASIRIPRHVAAQGKGYLEDRRPASNIDPYRVTGIIAETVCL
- a CDS encoding uncharacterized protein (EggNog:ENOG503NU33; COG:I; BUSCO:EOG092603EH; TransMembrane:3 (o20-38i45-65o71-91i)), coding for MEESATDLGALDSMDPSAEAPTPITQLFGGVFGIAFALMRMTKWVLTFCSITVPSAVYHVLHYSLTFQLSFPFLVFCVVLVIACIVVYLRYGYWNRYERLREEPIRKNESAYLHPDVATGSTDDDRGSFHGYLDEFLQAIRIFGFLERPVFHELTRHLQTRRLVAGDVLSLDDDYSFYIVVDGHVQVFAPSGGRGRTTVPGTDAQHEYQLINEVESGGTLSSLFTILRLFTENVRLGFNYDSQDETQAADDVSDVPPLRAQSDLPRSALSNLRMPRASPSTVLGRSRSVSSSSNVASPRFMPMESSDSAIQEHGPIPISPLLGASSPSVGSSVAAHGSSYGSPPRRRRTEDVHRPSTMARATVDTTLAVLPAEAFRRLTAKFPSAAAHIVQVILTRLARVTFHTAHQYLGLTREVMQTEESINEYAKVFLPPAFYEKSAVEHLWRKFPPPKGPGELRREPSSPTDGDSRLGTSPKSRVVPSRSDENLQSPRTLSHQAVAPGDLLSMVESTMDDLPIDPASHTNSRKASGVRPPDDSRDEPLDLRGEVMNCIANSIGLTQAVIQDVPSVLASPHLSSQDGGMGRGAYAGAFSGLSKLDASTMTSEDSESASIATSTHVVHAPIDRADNGVEIKHYPAGSLLARAGELNAGLFYVIDGFLDIMLPLDESSAPSEPRERGRPESPEVSRAPEPGMPMPEPSRVGNALDGTLPNVAFTPGTARASVEDAFKRSKQQEADAERFLFSVGRGGIAGYLSSLLGVPSYVDIVAKTDVYVGQLPVRALERLVEKRSNALLTLSKRLLSLLPPLILHIDAALDWQQVDAGQVIFREGDVSDSFYMVINGRLRAITQARGSESVEIVAEYSQGDSVGELDMITKSPRTKTLHSIRDSELARMPITLFNAISLWHPPITIQISRIIARRMRREMNMHQRSALLSSPSHITGVNDAGRGTLNFKTVALLPTTQQIPILEFARRLREAFGETISDSTVFLNQSSVMRALGRHAFSRMGKLKLAGWLANQEQHHRLVVYVVDTSVGSSWAQTSIRQADCILLVGFGDDARVGEFERLLLSIKTTARKELVLLHAERSVVPGSTREWLKARPWISAHHHVEMSGLKRPTAAPHVSPVMDPRPVQALRTLKQRLETRIGRVKTRTPTDQTRPPHFSDFARLARRLCGTSIGLVLGGGGARGCAHIGVLRALEENGIPIDMVGGTSIGALVGGLYARDGAAVSSHGRAKRFAGRMASLWRFVTDVTYPLVSYTTGHEFNRGIFKCFADTHIEDMWLPFFCNTTNITWSRMEVHSSGYAWRYIRGSMTLAGLIPPLIDEGNMLVDGGYTDNLPVSIMMALGSRSVFAIDVGSIDDTSPQHFGDTLSGWWVLLNRFNPWSSMRNIPSIPDIQTRLTYTTSVKTLEEAKKLDSCLYLRMPVTQYGTLEFGKYSEILQVGYDSMVDAIQKWDREGRLPTGVEAGLNVPPQHRKRRRGVSARRNSI